Proteins encoded within one genomic window of Gloeobacter kilaueensis JS1:
- a CDS encoding FtsW/RodA/SpoVE family cell cycle protein — MPTLLNRPPTVASPRPGNPAFADWAAEARLLVVLTLCWLGFGLLVLFSASLPVGVLQYGDGLRFLIRQALAAAVGLGLLAWLCRTRLDRLFSLALPVFVVLAAMVWLVKVPGIGVELNGARRWIDLGPLSLQPSELIKPFLLLLAAPIIASWRQLPNPRRLMALAGAALAVGGVLMQPDLGTAALMGLVLWLMAFIGGIPLGGLLAVLVGGGAVAVWKVSNTAYQMGRVTAFLDPWQVARAEGYQLVQSLIAVGSGGIQGTGYGLSAQKASFLPYPYSDFIFSVFCEEFGLIGSVAFVLFLLLFLVVGLRVAVRCAEPSRRLLAAGSTLILVGQAFLHIAVVIGAVPPKGIPLPLVSYGGSGLIASLLCCGLLIRTAREMNLAPAVRFVGRRRPAPGRPRRPSRRPPRPEAASEPARPATLPAYLLASTRVR, encoded by the coding sequence ATGCCCACGCTTCTGAATCGCCCACCGACCGTTGCCTCACCCCGTCCCGGCAACCCGGCCTTTGCCGACTGGGCTGCCGAAGCGCGGCTGCTGGTCGTTCTCACCCTCTGCTGGCTCGGTTTCGGCTTGCTGGTTCTTTTTTCGGCCTCACTACCGGTGGGGGTGCTGCAGTACGGCGACGGCCTGCGCTTTTTGATCCGCCAGGCGCTCGCCGCCGCAGTTGGCCTGGGGCTTTTAGCCTGGCTCTGCCGCACCCGCCTCGACCGCCTCTTTTCGCTGGCGCTGCCTGTCTTTGTAGTGCTGGCGGCGATGGTCTGGCTGGTCAAAGTGCCGGGGATCGGGGTCGAACTCAATGGGGCGCGGCGCTGGATCGACCTCGGACCGCTCTCGCTGCAGCCTTCTGAGCTGATCAAACCTTTCTTGCTGTTGCTCGCCGCACCGATTATCGCAAGTTGGCGGCAGCTACCCAACCCCAGGCGCTTGATGGCTCTTGCCGGGGCGGCGCTGGCGGTGGGCGGTGTGCTCATGCAGCCGGATCTGGGCACGGCAGCTTTGATGGGCCTGGTGCTCTGGTTGATGGCCTTTATCGGCGGCATTCCTCTGGGCGGCCTCTTGGCAGTGCTGGTGGGCGGCGGCGCGGTCGCTGTCTGGAAGGTGAGCAACACCGCTTACCAGATGGGCCGGGTAACGGCCTTTCTCGATCCCTGGCAGGTGGCCCGCGCCGAAGGCTACCAGCTGGTGCAGAGCTTAATTGCCGTCGGTTCGGGGGGCATCCAGGGAACAGGTTACGGGCTTTCGGCGCAAAAAGCTTCCTTTTTGCCCTATCCTTACTCCGACTTTATCTTCTCGGTCTTCTGCGAAGAATTCGGCCTCATCGGTAGCGTCGCCTTCGTCCTCTTTTTGCTGCTATTTCTGGTGGTCGGGCTGCGGGTGGCGGTGCGCTGCGCGGAGCCTTCGCGCCGTCTGCTCGCCGCCGGGAGCACGCTCATCCTGGTGGGCCAGGCATTTTTGCACATCGCGGTGGTGATCGGGGCGGTCCCGCCCAAGGGCATCCCCCTACCGCTGGTGAGCTACGGCGGCAGCGGCCTGATCGCGAGCTTGCTCTGCTGTGGTCTGCTCATTCGCACTGCCCGCGAGATGAACCTCGCTCCGGCGGTGCGCTTTGTAGGCCGTCGGCGGCCCGCCCCTGGGCGTCCCCGCCGTCCGTCCCGCCGCCCTCCCCGCCCGGAAGCAGCGTCGGAACCGGCACGACCGGCGACATTGCCCGCCTACTTGCTTGCCTCGACCCGCGTTCGTTAG